A single genomic interval of Zobellia nedashkovskayae harbors:
- a CDS encoding S1 family serine peptidase, which produces MIIKRLRWRTTLIILLALTLFIFCFRACVTYWQEEEGTRGIRGGVEASENEFPYQIAIVSKQRKKEAYCGGVIINSEWILTAAHCFDNVNKDNYLVYSGNGKLNSSGKYSDILNVFSFEGINPYNGQLEKYDSGGYQHDILLIQLKKRLEISSKTKTIRPISSSLLKQVIENKQSAMMVGWGKTNSLFRPERLMEKPLPLISKLNCQSEKNIKGYIKDGMICIGEKNVVSACNGDSGNGVYYFSIEGAKLVGITTIGSNSCNMDIKHLEYDVLMDITFYSDWITLVIQSKSNYNNAIS; this is translated from the coding sequence ATGATAATTAAACGATTAAGATGGCGAACTACTTTAATCATTCTTTTAGCACTGACTCTGTTCATATTTTGTTTCAGAGCATGTGTTACTTATTGGCAAGAAGAGGAAGGTACTAGAGGAATACGAGGCGGGGTGGAAGCATCAGAAAATGAATTTCCATATCAAATAGCGATAGTATCCAAACAAAGAAAGAAGGAAGCCTATTGTGGTGGAGTTATAATCAATTCTGAATGGATTTTGACAGCAGCTCATTGTTTTGACAACGTTAATAAAGATAATTATCTAGTCTACTCCGGCAATGGTAAATTAAATTCTAGCGGTAAATATTCTGATATTTTAAATGTGTTTTCCTTTGAAGGAATTAACCCATATAATGGACAATTAGAGAAGTATGATAGTGGTGGATACCAACATGATATCTTGCTAATTCAATTAAAGAAACGTTTAGAAATAAGTTCTAAGACTAAAACGATAAGACCTATCTCCTCTTCTCTCCTTAAGCAGGTGATTGAAAATAAGCAATCTGCCATGATGGTTGGATGGGGAAAAACAAATAGCCTTTTTAGACCTGAAAGACTTATGGAGAAACCACTTCCCTTGATTTCAAAATTGAACTGTCAAAGTGAAAAAAATATAAAAGGATATATAAAAGATGGGATGATATGTATAGGAGAAAAAAATGTTGTTTCTGCGTGTAATGGGGACAGTGGTAACGGTGTCTATTACTTTTCTATCGAAGGAGCTAAACTTGTGGGTATTACTACAATCGGAAGCAATTCATGTAATATGGATATCAAACATTTAGAATATGATGTATTGATGGATATCACTTTTTATAGTGACTGGATTACCTTAGTAATACAATCCAAGTCTAATTATAATAATGCAATTAGTTAG
- a CDS encoding RloB family protein encodes MPKKTKAIKKTDIKGDKPWLKKVGLTSYKEETKEPNKTFLIVCEGQTEALYFESFPTISAEVKTYGMGCSHTTLADCTIDLAKDSNYDEVWCVFDMDVKPDVVGQADDFNSAIQKCHANGVNCAYSNDSFELWLYLHFQFTDQKNHRDFYNEQLGKIFGINYSKDGKKRKFVLKLYTALEKNGKASQIDAIKRSKKLVEQHEGISPHLQNPISHVYLLVEELNKYLSD; translated from the coding sequence ATGCCTAAGAAAACCAAAGCAATTAAAAAGACCGATATAAAGGGTGACAAACCTTGGTTAAAAAAAGTTGGATTAACTTCTTACAAAGAAGAAACTAAAGAACCTAACAAAACTTTTTTAATAGTATGTGAAGGTCAAACTGAAGCTTTGTATTTTGAATCATTCCCTACTATATCAGCTGAAGTCAAAACATACGGTATGGGATGTTCTCATACTACACTTGCGGATTGCACTATTGACTTAGCAAAAGATAGTAATTATGATGAAGTTTGGTGCGTTTTCGATATGGATGTAAAGCCAGATGTTGTCGGCCAAGCTGATGACTTCAATTCTGCCATACAAAAGTGTCATGCCAACGGAGTGAATTGTGCATATTCTAATGATTCATTTGAACTATGGCTTTACCTACATTTTCAATTTACTGACCAAAAAAATCATCGTGATTTTTATAACGAGCAGTTGGGAAAAATTTTTGGAATTAACTACAGCAAGGATGGAAAGAAAAGAAAGTTTGTTCTAAAACTATATACTGCTTTGGAAAAAAATGGTAAGGCTAGTCAAATTGATGCTATAAAAAGGTCTAAAAAGCTTGTTGAGCAACATGAAGGAATTAGTCCGCACTTACAAAACCCAATATCGCATGTTTACTTATTAGTTGAAGAATTGAATAAATACCTATCTGATTAA